A stretch of DNA from Anopheles ziemanni chromosome 3, idAnoZiCoDA_A2_x.2, whole genome shotgun sequence:
ACAGCTCGTAATTCCCTGACTTTAAAGCAAGCGCCAGCCGACCGGCCGGTGTCAACagaaattaaatgtaaataaattttccctctTCTGGAAATCTCGCCTCCTTCTGCAGGAGTCCGTGTACAGAGCTCTGTAGTGTGAGATCGTGCAAGATAAGAAGATCCAGTGAATTCCGCCTCGCAGGTTCAGTATTTGCAAAAGGCGTCCTTTTCGTCGGGTTTTAGTGCGTgctgtatttattttcaattaagtTATGTCgtcaatgttaaaaaaaaggaagagatGAATGAAGTCATAGCTTAGCTCTGGGAGATATTTTAGGCTCAACGTGTTCCACTAAAAAGGCAATTTGTTCAAGACATGCTGATTCAGTATGCATTTTATGCAATGTTCGTTACAGTAAGCATATGTTTTGACTCTCAGcacaaatgagtttgaaatgTAAAGGTGTTTCGTTcctatataaaaaaaatcagaccTGCACTATCAAAACCAAGTGTCGAGAGTAcataatcaattattttataaaatttaaaggaTAATTTGGTTACTTTATTTGTATGTGTCAAATCTCATGCATTTAATTCTTAAACAGATTTTAATCCGGCCGCAAAATTAAGCGTATGTCTAAAGGAGAGTTGAGTTTTCTATCATAACTCGAGGAAACATTGACATAATGCAatctttcaaatttattttgttgctcATTTATTACACAAATGAAACGTACAAATTGCCTTATTACCATTCGTTCCTATTTCTTTATAATTAGTCAAAACAGACAGTTTTTCTGCCACGCAAAATTGATCGTACATCATAGCTTTTACTAGCATCAAACACAACTAGTCTACGGGAACTTTAGCATGTGTCAAACGATGTACTAAATAGTAGTCTAACCAGGCGCTTGGACTTCTACACTGATCGCTTGAAGTGTATACTTTAAGTGTATAACAAAATATTACAACTTGTACTAACGATATTGATATGTTTTGCCAAAAACCAAAGATGGTACGAGAACTTGAACTAGGACTAGCGATCAAATGGTGACGTTTTACAAAGCAGAGAGAGGTGGATAATTGACAAATAAAGGGATACCTAGAAACCTTACTGACATAGGGCGAAATGGATTTTTATAACTGCAAAAGAACGAGGAATAGTTCGTGCACAGAGAATGGATCTAAATAAGCATTCCAAAACTGGCCTAGAAATTACTTGACACTCTTAGATGGTACGTCAGTACTAACACTAACTGGGAAATCGCTCACAAGAACACTTTTTGAGGACTAATTGCCAAACTTCAAAAGGTGAACATGATGAAGGAATTatgatttgaaaattaatgCTGTGACGTCAATAGAATTTTGAAATAACGTTTTGTTCGTCGATTAGTCTCAAATCAATCTATCTGAGTCTTCAAATAGCAAATGATAAGATAGAAACCTTATTCGCTACCATAAATGTGCCATTCTGAAGGCAATATTGTGCTACAACGTTCAATGGCCGCTAGAGGAACTTAAGGGCTCCTTCCACGATGCGAGTATGGTAGTGAGTATGGTAGTGAGTATGATGAGTGACGGGTGCTTCGACACTCTTCATACTCACCAGGCACCCATTTTCATACTCACTACCATACTCACCATTCCCGGCATCGCCGGGAGTATGACTGATATGGCTGACGACTGTCAATGACACAAACCTGGCAGCAGAGGCAATGACATACAAAAGCATGGTGTAAACGAGGTTGAATACTTCAACATAGGGTGGCATGTTGTCTTTTCGGTCATACGTCCTAATGTGTCAGAGAAATATCCACCGAAGtttacaaaaactttttttttcaaatctgctAAACAAATGATGTTAAGTCGTTCTATATTAAACAATTTATGTGTTGCGACTGAAAGTAGTGCTTAACGAGATAAATTTTACAAGTATTGTTATTAAAATATGTATCGTCAAACTAgaataaagaataaaacaaagtacTAGATATATTTAGTACGACCGAAAAATGTTTGTCTTACGTTTTATATAacttgttattattattttgtcaaGGGAAAGTAGTATTTAACTCAAAAATTATATCGATTGGTTCGCGCATGTTGGTAGTTTGTCGAACTATCCGTGGGCTAACTAGCGACAGGATATAGTCGAAGTCCACTTTCGACATGCGCACGAATTGAAGCACCGTTTCCTCTATTCTGTTTTCCAAAATAGTTGTAAGGAATTGGTCATCATTCTGCCGGCATAAAAATATGTCGTTCATCCACATGCGATGACGGCAGCGCTGATTTTCAAGCCGATTGCGTTCTCGATGCATTCTCCGCAATACTTGGAGGCGGGCTAAATTGCTCATGGCTAGTGCCAGTTGTTGTCTAATGTTTGAATACATTGCCACTGGTACACTGACGATTGCAAAACTTGAACAAACTTTTTAAACCGACGCATTCAAGGCCGACAAGGCTTTCTGTGATTCCTAACCATATCTACACTATTGACCAGTATTTTAGCACATGCTAAATTTCAGGTTCTAAGCTGTACTAGAGCTTTTTATGTGTATTTAACGTCCACAACCGAAaggtttttcatcgttttctttcttataaatcaaacacaaatgtTAAATTGgcgaaataaagtttatttaaGAAGCTAAAGAACAAATTGGTAAATTCATTCAGCAATGGATGTTAGTAACATGCGCCTAACAAATCACCCACACTGTAGCATTCTTTGTCGGCTTCATCAGCTGGTGCGCCATCTGTCAACATAACCCATACCATTCTCGCCCATACTCACCTGGCTTCGTCCACACGGAAGCATACTCACCCATATACGGTGCGCGTTTTTGACATCTGTCAAAAACTCACTACTAGAAATCCGGCCCATACTCGCTGTGTGGAAACTGCCCTTTAAGCTATGTAGCTCAGCTAGACCATCATAGAGAAAGTGAGTTATTTAAACATTCTAAAACATGACAAAACCTACCGTTAAGAAATTGATCTTACTTTATGAGACTACTGCCTCCACTGAAGCAACGATTCAAATCTTACTTGGTACGTTGTTCGGTATTGATATCCTATCTGAAGAGATCTGAAAATCACGATGCAGATTACATGGAATAGTATAACGTCGTTGGAGACCAAAAATAGTGGAATCTATGCCAAACCGGTTGCAGGCGGTACTGGATGCCAAAGGTGATTATATAAAATACTAATAATATGTTTCTAATATATGTATTTGATAAACATTCATTGAATAATGATTAATATTAATTGAGAAACGAACTCAAAAGTTATCAATAAATTCTCCAGGGATTTGCATTATGAAGTCTACGACAGCCGAGCGTTTACGCAGAATCTTAAAATATCATAATTTGAAACGGAATATGATCATTAGAAACGGAATATTATAATTTGAAACGGAATATCGTAATTTGAAACGATATTCGGCCTACCtaacgatttttttgttttaaattatgtgAAGCTTCAAAGCTTCCGAATTTTGGAACCGCACCTGGTTCAACAATAGTTCCCAGCTTTTAACACGCTGTAGTTCCGCGGGaacgaaacacacaaaaattaaaatcaggtTATGCTATGTGAGCCGCTTTGCAAATTCAGAAATATATCTTTAGCGATACAATTTGCTTAAAAACTAATCTTCATTTTATGAGTTTATTGTTAAAACAGGTTTGGAACCAAAACAATCTAAgcaattataataatttttctacCTTATGGCCGAGGTATTTCAATTTTTGGTCAAGTAACCTTGGTCGTGATTGTCATCTTGACACATGAGCTGTCGATGAACTTTCAAGCAAAGGACCTGCAATATTCagtgttatttttcttctatttccaAATAATACGTGTACATTTCAATCGATCTCGTTTGCTCTGAAATCTTACCACATTACCAACGGAGAAGGGCATTTCAACAGATTCAGCAATGACCAGCAGTGTGGATAGCACCGACGCCAAGTTCTTTGTGCGGTCGTTCATTCGCTTCTTGTCGGGCCAGATCGAGCAACCAAACTTCAACGAAGACTCCCGGGAAAGCATCGAGGTCGCCATACAGTGTTTGGAAAATGTGTACGAACTGAACGACGAATCGGCCGGCGAGGCCGAGAGCAacgtgaaaaaggaaaaagaaaacgatgacCCCCGGAATCACATCGATCTGTACGAGATGTACCGGAATACCTTCGTAGTGGTGACACCGGAGCGGAAGCAAGAGGCGGAAGGTCTGAAGAACGACGGTAATCGGTTGATGAAGGAAGAAAAGTACCAGGAGGCGTTGAATACGTACTCGAAGTAAGCATGGCGGGATGGCCACAACATGttatgtttgtttacgttATATTCATACATACTCATTGTGTTTGTATTTCGTTCTTAGGGCAATTAACCTAGACGCAACCAACCCTGTGTTTTATTGCAACCGAGCGGCCGCGTACAGTCGGCTCGGAGACTATAGCCGTGCCGCGGACGATTGTCGGATGGCTCTGCGCCACGATCCAAACTACAGCAAAGCCTGGGGCCGGCTTGGGCTGGCCTACTCGAAGATgaaccagcaccagcaggccATCACGGCTTACCAGAACGCGATCCGGCTCGAACCGGATAACCAAGACTATAAGAACAACTTGAGCGTTTCCCAGCAGCACTTGGTAGAACCCCCACGCAATGCCGCTGCTTCCGGGGGTATTCCGGAAGGATTGGATCTGGGTGCTGTACTAAACAATCCCGATTTGGTGCGAATGGCCGCCAGCATGATGGGCGATCCGTCTATACAGAACATGTATGTTTATCATCGGTTGTCCTCCAGGGCTCGTTGAGATTTATTCCCTACTATCTTCCCACAGGCTTGGCCAACTAGGTGGCATGAACAACATGGACGCACTGTTGGATACGGGTCGACGTCTGGCTCAGGAGATGAGCAGCCAAAATCCAGACCTGTTCACCAACGTGTTGCGTCAGATGGAACAGGCCGGCGTTAATCTGCAGCGTAATAATCCACCAAACCCGGATGGCTCCGGAAACCCGCCGCAACCGCCACCGCCATCGTCCTCCTAAACGGCTCTCCCGTGCGCCAGAGGTTGCATGCATTTGTGCGTAGCAGTTAGTTTCTTTGAAAGTAATCCCCTATTATCAGTCACCTAAGGAGAAACAAATTCAATACCCTTACCCATTTATTTCTCAATCGACAACGAACCGAAGAAAAGTATGGTCCCAAGACAAACAAAATACTAGTAGTACATGGAAGAAATTTCACACGTTAACCGTCACGCCGCTCCTTAGGGACTGGAGCTAAACGAACGAGCGTCTAACGATACATCAGCTGGTTACAAGTGAACCGAAAAGTGCACGAAGCCGGCGTGGCGTTCAATGCATTCAGAAACGTGTATCTCGTGTGTCGTCCCACATTGTACTAcagtatgtttttgtttagttgcGATCCCCGCCGCAATATATGCCTTGGCACACCTTCCTGCAATTAGCGCCCACCTTACCTTACCAACCAAAGGTCGTGCTTTACTACAATAATCGTTTCTTTCTTGACTGTATGCACCACGAAGACGCTTTGCGGGGTGACGTGTGCCGACGAGCGCCGTATACATTTAAAACGGCTTTCACATTGTAGGTAGAGGTAGCAGGACAaatgtaataataaaaaaacgatttaaacaCTCCACACCAAGTAAAAACACGTGAAAACGGTTTCCATCACGTGCGTCAGCTTTATGATCGattatcatcgtcgtcgtcgtcatccgaACCAATGCGACATTTTGGTGAGCACACCGCGGGCACACCGATGTGCCCGGGCTGCGTGTGCAAACGGAACACACCGGACAACATGATGAACGCTCGATGATGTAAGAAGAAAAGTAGGTGCAGGTCACGTACGCGAAGCGCGCCTTCCAGAAGGGGcatattaatttaaaagtaGAAAAACATTATATCTGGGTCATGAATGCTACTCCCGGCATGGGACGTAATGCTGATATAAGTTTCCGGTCGATGTTTAACTTTCCACGATCGACTTCCAGTTGTCAATGTGCAACGATAAGAATTTTATAGAGAAAACTTTAGAACTCTATAGAAGCAACTGTTCAATGTGTTTACTCTGCAATGGCAATGCGGGGGCGGTGGTCACTGCCCATTGGCCCACACCCGGTTGCATCTCGAAGCTGCTCAAGATGAGTCATTGCACAGTGGAGGACAAAGAGCACACAATGCTTACACTCATTTTTCTCACGCGTTAAGATAGTGCGGCTCGTTGAGACACTATTTGGTCGAAACGTTCGATAGTTGCTTTCCAAAAGGGTTTGATATGCCGGATATCGTCCGGGCACCTGtaagaaaaatattgaaatttcGTTTCCTAATGAAACAGAAACATAATAATGCAGGGGTCACCAATCTTCAAAGTACTCCAGTTGATTAGATTTAACATGTATTAAGTTTATCAACTTGAAGTACAAGTGCtgtaaaattaattgttttaaagGTTCGGGTTATGATGTGATGATACCCGAGCATAGATTAGAGAATGAGAGAGGTATCTTATCTTGTCTATGTGTAGAGCCTTTTATGGAAATGGT
This window harbors:
- the LOC131287197 gene encoding small glutamine-rich tetratricopeptide repeat-containing protein beta-like; this encodes MTSSVDSTDAKFFVRSFIRFLSGQIEQPNFNEDSRESIEVAIQCLENVYELNDESAGEAESNVKKEKENDDPRNHIDLYEMYRNTFVVVTPERKQEAEGLKNDGNRLMKEEKYQEALNTYSKAINLDATNPVFYCNRAAAYSRLGDYSRAADDCRMALRHDPNYSKAWGRLGLAYSKMNQHQQAITAYQNAIRLEPDNQDYKNNLSVSQQHLVEPPRNAAASGGIPEGLDLGAVLNNPDLVRMAASMMGDPSIQNMLGQLGGMNNMDALLDTGRRLAQEMSSQNPDLFTNVLRQMEQAGVNLQRNNPPNPDGSGNPPQPPPPSSS